A single region of the Bacillota bacterium genome encodes:
- the pckA gene encoding phosphoenolpyruvate carboxykinase (ATP), producing the protein MVTGNVVDQILAGASKVHYNLSTAELLERAVLRGEGRFAAGGAFVVETGKYTGRSPKDKFIVRDAWAEGRVAFGPVNQPIEEPVFEALLQRVAEYLRGRELFVFDGAVGKAPSHQLRVRVVTELAWHNAFARNLLVREPAPQPFAHWHLIYAPGFEAVPERDGTRSEAFIIIHFGKQIILIGGTRYAGELKKSVFSVMNALLPERGVLPMHCAANVGERGDVALFFGLSGTGKTTLSADPNRRLIGDDEHGWSDEGTFNFEGGCYAKTIGLSREKEPQIWDAIRFGALLENVVLDERTREPKYDDASLTENTRAAYPVDHIPGAVLEGVAGHPNIIFFLSADAFGVLPPIARLDEEQAMYYFLSGYTSKLAGTERGVTTPEATFSTAFGEPFLPLPATLYAKMLGERIRRHRTKVYLVNTGWVGGPYGVGQRISLPYTRALIAAALTGALDDVEYRKEEHFGLLIPTRCPGVPDELLDPRAMWADKEAYDAQAAHLRGLFAENYRRFQ; encoded by the coding sequence ATCGTGACGGGCAACGTGGTGGACCAGATCTTGGCTGGGGCGAGCAAAGTCCATTACAACTTGTCCACCGCCGAGCTGCTGGAGCGGGCGGTGCTGCGGGGCGAAGGGCGCTTTGCGGCCGGCGGCGCGTTCGTGGTGGAGACCGGGAAGTATACGGGCCGCTCGCCGAAGGACAAGTTCATCGTCCGCGACGCGTGGGCCGAAGGGCGCGTGGCGTTCGGCCCGGTGAACCAGCCCATCGAGGAGCCGGTGTTCGAGGCGCTGCTGCAGCGGGTGGCGGAATATTTGCGCGGGCGGGAGCTGTTCGTGTTCGACGGCGCCGTGGGGAAGGCGCCAAGCCACCAGCTGCGGGTGCGGGTCGTGACGGAGCTTGCATGGCACAACGCGTTTGCCCGCAACCTGCTGGTCCGCGAACCGGCACCGCAACCGTTCGCACACTGGCACCTGATTTACGCGCCGGGGTTTGAGGCGGTGCCGGAACGAGACGGCACCCGTTCGGAGGCATTCATCATCATCCACTTCGGCAAGCAAATCATTCTCATCGGCGGCACCCGCTACGCGGGCGAGCTGAAGAAGTCGGTCTTCAGCGTCATGAACGCGCTGCTGCCCGAGCGCGGCGTGCTGCCCATGCATTGCGCGGCCAACGTGGGCGAGCGGGGCGACGTGGCGCTGTTCTTCGGCTTGTCGGGCACGGGCAAGACCACGTTGTCCGCGGACCCCAATCGCCGCCTCATCGGCGACGACGAGCACGGCTGGTCCGACGAAGGCACCTTCAACTTCGAAGGCGGCTGCTACGCCAAGACCATCGGCCTGTCGCGGGAGAAAGAGCCGCAAATCTGGGACGCGATCCGCTTCGGGGCGTTGCTGGAGAACGTGGTGCTCGACGAGCGGACGCGGGAGCCGAAGTACGACGACGCGTCGCTGACGGAGAACACGCGCGCGGCGTATCCCGTGGACCACATCCCGGGCGCGGTGCTCGAGGGCGTGGCGGGCCATCCGAACATCATCTTCTTCCTCAGCGCCGACGCGTTCGGCGTGCTGCCGCCCATCGCCCGGCTGGACGAAGAGCAGGCCATGTATTACTTTCTCTCCGGCTACACCAGCAAGCTGGCCGGCACCGAGCGGGGCGTTACGACGCCGGAGGCCACCTTCTCCACGGCGTTCGGCGAGCCGTTCCTGCCGCTGCCTGCGACGCTGTACGCCAAGATGCTGGGCGAGCGCATCCGCCGCCACCGCACGAAGGTGTACCTGGTCAACACCGGGTGGGTCGGCGGCCCTTATGGCGTCGGGCAGCGCATCAGCCTGCCGTACACCCGGGCGTTGATCGCGGCGGCGCTGACGGGCGCGCTGGACGACGTCGAGTACCGCAAGGAAGAACATTTCGGCTTGCTCATCCCGACGCGCTGCCCGGGCGTGCCGGATGAGCTTCTGGATCCGCGGGCCATGTGGGCCGACAAGGAGGCCTACGACGCGCAGGCGGCCCATTTGCGCGGCTTGTTTGCGGAAAACTACCGGCGGTTCCAGTAA
- a CDS encoding acyl-CoA thioesterase translates to MDGKLLGRCLFRVRYDECDSMGITYHARYLDWFVIGRTELLRACGLKYAELERSGLFLPVLEARCRYIASTRYDDWIRLETRLLELTRTRMRFRYQVYRLPEADASAPGGDGAETAAAKPDELLAHPGLLAAEGETSHAFVDAQHRPVDVKKRFPDVWEKLAPLAEALQGGVAARG, encoded by the coding sequence ATGGACGGAAAGCTGTTGGGTCGCTGCCTGTTCCGGGTGCGCTACGACGAGTGCGACTCGATGGGCATCACGTACCACGCGCGCTACCTAGACTGGTTCGTCATCGGGCGGACGGAACTGCTGCGCGCCTGCGGACTGAAGTACGCGGAACTGGAGCGCTCGGGCTTGTTCCTGCCGGTGCTGGAAGCGCGCTGCCGCTACATCGCCTCGACCCGCTACGACGACTGGATTCGGCTGGAGACGCGCCTTTTGGAGCTGACGCGGACGCGCATGCGTTTCCGCTACCAAGTGTACCGGCTGCCCGAGGCGGACGCGAGCGCGCCCGGCGGCGACGGGGCAGAAACGGCCGCAGCGAAGCCGGATGAGCTCCTGGCGCATCCGGGCCTGCTGGCGGCGGAAGGGGAGACGAGCCACGCGTTCGTCGACGCGCAGCACCGGCCCGTCGATGTGAAGAAGCGATTTCCGGACGTGTGGGAAAAGCTGGCGCCGCTGGCGGAGGCTCTGCAGGGCGGCGTCGCCGCCCGCGGCTGA